tctgttcccatctgttgttggatgaaggttctatggtgatatttcagataatcatcagtctgactacagggtaaggtcagttcagacaccctctcctctattgcttagggtcttagctggggtcatccctgtgggttcttgggcgtttttctagagccaggtttcttgctaactccttaatggcttcctcaatcaagatatctctttccttgctctcatatctgtccttcctccatctcaactatcccattccctcaagttctcaacccctcttctccccttccttctaacCCCTTCCcccctgctcccaaatttttgtctgattctaatttccaggtgggtctatatatgtttttctttggatgcaccttattacttagtttctctaggatcctgaaATGTACTCACTAGtcatgtactccattttttttaagttgaattatttattcttttgatgatcaatttcttgagttctttgtatattttggaattcAGCTCTCTGTCCAATCTGGGGTTGGTGAAGCTCTTTAGGCTgcaattttgtcttgttgactgtggttctttgctttacagaagaaccttttcagtttcaggaggtcccatttattgtttctctcagtgtctgtgctgctggggttatatttaggaagtgatctcctgtgccaatgcattcaagtgtactccccacttttcttctataaggttcagtgtagttggctttatgtggaggtctttgatccatttggacttaagttttgtgcatggtgctagatatgtatctattttcattcttctacatgttgatatccagttatgccagcaccatttgttgaatatgctttctttttttccattttatatttttcgcttctttctcaaaaatcaggtgttcataagtatgtggattaatatctgggtctttgattcagttccattggtccttctttttgtttttatgccattaTCAGGCTGTTTTTAGCACTGAGCtctgtagagtttgaagtcagagatgatgaagcctccagaagtttctttattatacaggattattttggctattctgggttttttgcttttccttatgaaattgagtattgctctttcaaggtctgtgaagaattatgctggtattttgatggccattgcattgaatctgtagattgcttttggtaggattgccatttttactatgttaattctacctacccaagaacaaggaagatattttgattttttggtgtcttcttcaatttctttcttcaaagatttatagttcttgtcatataagtcttctacttgtttggttagatttgctctgagatattttatgctatttgtggctactgtgaagggtgatgtttctctaatttcttccccagcccttttatcatctgtgaacagcagggctactgatttttttgagtcaattttgtatcttgctacattactgaaagtgtttatgagttgtagaagttccctggtagaatttttagcttgctcatgtaaactatcatgtcatcagcaaatagtgagagtttgacttcttcatttctgatttgagtccccttgatctccttttgtgttcttactgctctagctagaatctcaagaactatattgaatagatatggagagagtggacaaccttgtcttgtttctgagttTAATAGGATTGCtgtgattttctctccatttagtttgatgttggctgtttgcttgctgtatattgcctttattatgtttaggtatgttccctgtacccctgatctctctaagacctttatcatgaaggggtattgtATTTTGTGGCTTTTTCAGCATCGAATGAGCtgatcatgtgtttttatttttcagtttgtttttatggtgaattacattgatagatattttatgttgaaccatccctgtatctctgggatgaagctgacttgatcatggtggatgatggttttgATGTGTTTTGGATTCAGTTGCCAgcattttactgagtatttttacatcaatgttcacgagtgagattggtctgtaattctctttcttggtaatgtctttctgtggcgTGGTTATCAGGGTAAGTGTAGcatcataaaaagagtttggcaatgttccttctgtttctattgtatggaacaatttgaagagtattgatattagttcttttttgaaaatattgtggaattctgagctgaaaccatctggtcctaggcttttttttttggttgggagacttttgatgactgtttctatttctttagcagttataggtctgtttaatttgcttatctggttttgatttaattttggaaagTGATATTTATCtggaaagttgtccatttcctttgttttccaatttttggggtacaggttttcaaaatatgaccgatgatcctctgtatttcctccgtgtctgttgttatgtcccccttttcatttctgattttgttaatttggatattctctctttgccttttggttagtttcaTTAAAGGtttgcctattttgttgattttctcaattcttggtctcattgattctttgtattattttctttgtttccgttctgttgatttcagctctcaatttgattatttccagccatctagttctcttaggtgagtttgcttctttttgttctaaagttttcaaatgttttgttaattcactagtgtgggattttcccagcttaTTTATGTAGGTgtttagcgctatgaactttcctcttaacactgctttcattcataaatttggatatgttgtgtgaaattgaaatgaaattgaaaatgaaaattcattttcattgaattttaggaagtctttaatttctccctttatttttttccttgactcattgatgattcaggtgaacattgtttaatttccatgtgtttgtgggctttgtAGAATTAATGTTGCTGTTTAATTCTAGTTATAAACCATGGCAATCCAACAAGATACAtgaggttattccaattttttttgtatctgggttgaggttttctttgttactgagtatgtggtcaatttttgagaaggttccatgaggtactgagaagaaggtatattcttttatgtttgaatggcATGTTATGTAGATgtatgttaagtccatttgagtaataacatctgttaattcccttatttctcttttatttttttgtctgcctgacctgtccaatggtgagagtggagtgttgaagtctcccactattagtgtgtggggtttaatgtatgatttaagatttagaagtgtttcttttacatataagggTGCCCATGTGTTTGGGGCATAAattttcagtattgagatttcctcttaatggattttttctataattaatatgaaatgctcttctttgtctcttttggttgattttaattgaagtctgttttgttaaatattaggataCTAACACCAGCTTATtttttaggttcatttgattggaaaattttttctcaccctttactctgaggtgatgtctgtctttgaggttgaggtgtgtttcttgtatacatcaAAAAGATGGAATCTGTTTTCATAACCAATCTGTTAGCCAGTGTGTTTTTATAGATGTGTTgggtccatttatattaaggattTTTAATGATCAGttattgctatctcctgttaatttagtttttgtgattggtgatgttaatttgtgtgttttttcctttttgggaTTTGCttctgtgagatcatcaattgtctgtgtttttgttgatgtcgccaactttcttgggttggagttttccttgtagtactttgtatagggctagatttgtggctaggtattgattaaatctgCTTCTGTcgtgaaatatcttgttttgttagtctatggtgattgaaagttttgctgggtataatagtctgggctgccATACGTGGTGCCTCAATGTCTGCATAATGTTTGATCagcaccttctggctttcattgtttcctttgagaattcaggtgtaattatgataggtctgcctttatatgttactttccctatttcctttgcagctctaatattctttctttattctgtatgtttagtgttttgattattgtgtggcaaggggacttttttctttttgatccaATCCATTTGTTGGTCTATAAGCttttttgtatcttcataggcaaatctttctttaggttggtaaAATTTTCCtctatgacttttaaaaatatattttatgtgcttttgagttaaacttctccttcttctatacctattattcttaggtttggtgtttttatagtgtcccatatatcctgaatattttgtgttaaacttttgttagatttaatgttttctttgaccaatgagtctatttcctctactgTAGCTTTAGTGCTTgaaattctctctttcatctcttgtattatACTGTTTattcttgcatttgtggttcctgatcattttctcatgatttctttctctataattcccttggcttgtgttttctttattgtctctatttcagttttcatgtcttgaatagtttctttcatatgtttgattgctttgtcttggttttcttttaggGATTTCTTGATGTCCTccaatttttttgtctttccccccatttctttgagggaatttctcattttctttttaagggcctcaaacagtctcctaaagttatttttaggtaattttcttctgcttcatctgtatttggttgctcaagtcttgctgttgtagggccactaaggttttactggtgtcataTTGCTCTTTGTAGTGTTGGatatgttcttaccttgtctacacATAATTTTctctaattggtgtagttggggctatCTGTGATTCTGGCGATCAGTCTTCCAAGTGCCAGTGTATCCAAGGCTCAGAttgttgctcctcatggtgcagtcagtgccacggttctagttaccctgttggttGCTTTGTGTTCCTGGGGGTCACTCAGCACCCCTAGGCTTTGCCTTGCTTCCATGGAGTTCACTgtttcaggcctgctctggcctaggttgctggctcagacctgtttctatAAATGTCTCTGGTCTggagctgctcctgcagaggtctctaGCTTgaagttggtcctgcaaaggtctttGCCTCCAATCtattcccttggaggtcccagactcatgccccaACCCACAGAGGTCCTAGTTCAGGCCTAGTTCCTTTGAGGTCCCAGGCTCACAACTGGACTTGCAGGGGTCCTGGTTCAGTGGTCTCTGGATCCTGCCTACACCTTTGtaggtcctagactcatgcctgcatctgcagaggtctctggttctgcAACACTTTAATGTCAGACATTGAAGGGCAGACTGAGAGGTGTTGGCTGGGATGAGCGGGAGTGTGGGTGATGAAGGAACTTCTTGTGGCCCAGCATGGGATGTGGTTAGTCATTCTTGTTTTCATGACCTCGCAATATCATTGGCACCACCCATACATTCTTCAGTTATTTTACCCAGATTTTTTCCCATTGCCATGTTTAACTTAGTCAGTTTCCCCTCTATAGTGGTTTCTGTAATTTGAAGATAGAAATGTCCAGTTAGGGCAGGTTCCCTATCCACATCTTCATGACCCCTCACACAGCTTTCTGTAGTGCTGGCAGTTAATGGATCTTAAATTCCACCCttctagaacttttttttttatctttatgaaaCCTCATTTTACACAAGTCACTACCCTGCCCTTCACTGCTCACCACCTCCCCAGACATGTCTCTTCTCTAGCACATACCAGTTGAGGTAATGGGTCCTATGGTCTCTTCCAGCTGAGATGCCCCACTTCTGAGCCTAACCTGGGCCTTTTGACTCTTTGGTTTGGTACATTCTATCAACACATTATCTCTGGAAACTGACTCTTCTCTGAAGATGGACGGCTCCTTGGAAGAGTCATTACTAGAAGTATTCTCCTTGCTGATGTGGCTGGAGTGGACTGGGAAGCTGGAACCAAGGACATGCAAGCAGGGAGTTAAGGACAGAGAACACTTTTAGGAGAAACAGTGTCCCTTGACATGAACAGGGCATTAGTGTTGAGTTATCACTAACTGACCTATGGAGGCATTGAGGTCCTATGCTAGTGTTCATATCATGAGCTCTTCAAAGGCATGGACTGGATTTCTAGTGTCATGTTTAAGAATTGCCACCGCCCCCATCTACCTTCTCAGTTAGGAGCCATTTGCCAATACCTCTCCCTTTGCTTGGTTTATAGGAGGAGCTTAGCCTTGGTTCTTCCCTCTGAACTCTGAGTATTTTTCTCCTTTAGCTTCTTAGATTTCCCCCAGTTAATCTGGGAAGTTAAGCTCAAGATTAAATCATGTGACCCACCCAGCAGGTCCTAAATTACTCCAGGGTCTTgtagaggcactatctgaaagacaatgggggagagagaaacggacgccaagcagtattccttgtcaaggcatgttgtaatatgaagcggcggcggggctgcatccccaacaccccaagccgcctggcccggctagctcagtcggtagagcatgagactcttaatctcagggtcgtgggttcgagccccacgttgggcgccattctgtagtagtaggggcggcggggttgcgtccccagcaccgggccgcccccatggctagcttatgccccgaaataattacacacaaactgtattcatttaaacactgctttggcccatttctatgtagcctcttctaggctaattctcacatattaatttagcccgtttctaatcatctgtgtagcgcccctaggtgcgcttaccgggaagattctagcctaagtccatcctgggtcggagcttcatagcgtgcgtcttccctggagcaggtagcatggcgtctctcttgcgtctgctccggagaggagagctgtggagtctgccctcacttcctcttcctcccggcattctgttctgtttactccacctacctatgtcctaaccaatgaaatgggccaaagcagttccttttattttaaccaatgaccttcctccatcaaaggcaTCCCttttattgaagcaagtttcatGTCTTATATACTCCTCAGTGAGGAGTTTGGGCAGAGGGAACTGGGGAAGGGGgaatgggggaaggaaaggaggggctcGGTTGCTAGGCAGCAAGGCGGGGCATTTtggctagaacacctgctgttagtgataagcagcaaaCAAAGAAGACACTACAAAGAAGAGGTGTAGGCGTCCTTTGAAGCTTGAATCTCCAAGGTCAGCACACGATGTCTTAGTTAACTTTGTAAGTTTTTCTGTCTGAAGATTTCCAcctgtgagatgtgagaaaggagaagcctgaaatggctcctgacaactATGTTTAGAGTTAACCCACAAAACTGGCCTCtgcaatttttaaagtttttgggCTGTGTGGTACAGTGCCTGTAACTGATAAAGCACCCTTGTATCAGGGTGAGGAAACATTTTACTTGCCAACATTTGGGAGTGAGGTGCTGTTCCCATTCCAGTTTCCAATGATTACATAGCATAATTGCTGTTCAAAAGGTTCCCAGCCCCCAGATCTATGGCCAATTAGTGCAACAGGGAGGGACAGACTCACAGCAGGAGGCATTGTCTGCTCACCTCTTCCTTCCTAGCATCCTTTACTTTCCAGTCTTTTGTCACCAACAGAGACTTACCAGCAGTTGTGTGCTGAGTCTTCACGTGGAGTTCATCTTCAGACCCTTAGGACAGCAATCTCAAGACGGTTAACATGTGAATGGGTCCTTTGTAGTTACCCCATTTCAGCTTCCTcaacctctcttcctcttttttgtttgtttgctctgattggcctggaacttgcatgagtcccctgcttctgcttcctcagtgttggaagtgcaggtgtgcaccacctctccCCGCTAATCCTTACTCAACTTTCTTTACCGTTTCTAAAATactatgtaatttatttaatatgtttattttttcttcctcctcaaaTAAAATTTCAGTGACGGTAGAGATCTTTATGTAAACTATTAGTGTACCCTAAGTCCCTGGAACTATATATAGTTCTGAGTGAGTGCTACAGATAGTCATGGATGTGGTGTGTACCGTTTGCTTTCATTACACCAGGGAGATGAGGCAGTCTAAAGCAGTGATTTTGCTTGAGTTGTGCTGAATCAGCCTCTGGTGTTAGGATCTCACATAATCTCTGCTGAGCCACAGTCTGCCTTGTTGTGGGTCTAGTCTGGACTCTGAACTAGACTAGTCTGCCTTGGTTTGTTGGGTTGCTGGACTCAGGGGATATATGTTGTCATGCTTGCTTCCAGTGGTGGTGTTTTTATTCTACATCTTATCCCTCTCCATGAGTGTGGTGATGTTGCTCATCTAAAGCCCGGTGGCCTGTAGGGGACAAAAGGGAGTGGGAAAGAAGGCATACTCACCAGGCAGGACAGCAAGAGAGGTTGTGGCAAGGCTGGCAAACAGCAGGATAGTGAAGAAGTTCATGGTGGCTCTGGAGCAAGGTCAACTTTCCCTAGGAAGCTGTGTAGAGTCCTGGAGTAGCAGCCTGGATggggctttatttattttggggtaaGGACAAGCTGTAGGACAACAGGCTGGGGATTGGACCAGGAGGCAGGCCAAGCTTCCCCTTGTCTTGTCATTCTGACTACATTGGGTTTTGGGAATTCATATTTCTGGGAAATGAGTTAACAGGAAAGCAAAGCCCCCAGCCTTCCTTTTGGCCCAGCCACTGCCAGTGTGTGCCAGCCCCAGGAGCCATTCCTCTGTACCTTTGAGGTAACTTATTGAATGGGCTCCCTTCCTTAATGTTACTTATTACTAgtcttattttatgtttctgcATCTGATTATTTAATTACTATCTGTCTCCTTCAGAAGAGTTGCACTTTCATGATGCTGGGACTATACTTGCTTTCCTTGCCGTGGTTTCTCAAGCTATTCTTTAGCAGCTGGCTCAGTTTGGGTTTAGAAAATAAGGCTTATGTAACTGAATCCAGAAAAGACCAGATGGTCCTCCAGGGGGCAGACAAATTTCCCCACCAGTTTAGGAATAGAGAAGTGAGGCAGGTATAGGGATTCCAGGATTATATTCTGAGTTTGCTCGCATAGGATATCTCATTTGATTAATAACAATTGGGAGGCTATTTATTAATCAAGGAACTCATAGTCCAGCAGTGAGGAGGCCTCTGCCAAGCACATTTATGGTGCCTGTGTTCTTTCAGTAGTGTGTGTTTACTGTGCACAATAAAGGGCTTCATTATGACACTCTTTATTActttctttggtttcttcttGAAGGTTTCCTATCTCTTTCCAAATAGAaggttctctttctcttctactatctctctctctctctctctctctctctctctctctctctctctctttctctctctctctgtcatctatcttcatttttcttttttttttttgagacaggattaaaCTACATAGTCTTCCTGCccccaaactcactatgtagatcaggctggtttctaactcacaaaaatctgcctgcttctcaaGTACAGGActtagattaaaggcatatactacctagtctctctgggtctgtgaattgtagcatagttactctttattttacagctaatttccacttatgagtgagtacatgtttgtttgtttcagtctgggttacctcactcaggatgatttttttttctagttccatccatttgccttctaATTTCCTTGggtccttgtttttaacagctgagcaatactccattgtgtaaatgtaccacattttctttatctattactcgattgagggacatctaggttgttttcaggttctgggtaCTATGAgtaacgctgctatgaacatagctgagcacgtgtccttgtggaatgattgagcatcctttgggtatatacccaagagtggtatagctgggtcttgcgGTAGATTAATTCCTCAtgttctgagaaactaccatactgacttccaaaatggctgtacaagtttgcactcccaccaggaagggaggagtgtttcccttgctccacatcctcttcagcataagttgtcatttgtgttatttatttatttattatgtatacaatattttttctgtgtgtatgcctgaaggtcagaagagggcaccagacctcattacagatggttgtgagccaccatgtggttgctgggaattgaactcaggacctttggaagagcaggcaatgctcttaactgctgagccatctttccagccccctcatttgtgtttttgattttagccattctgacaaatgtaagagagaatctcagagtcgatttgatttgcatttccctgatggctaaagatgttgaaaatCTCCTTAaatgtttcttggccatttgaaatttttatgttgagaattatctgtttagatctataccccatttaaaaaattgaattacTTGGTTTggtgatatctagtttcttggattctttatatattttggaaatcagccctctgtcagaacAAGGAGAGTTCATAGGGTGGGGACACCCAGATctctctgggaaagggaaatagaagagattttgtgagtgGACTGAGAGTGGGTGGGGCTGGGAACATAACATCAggctggaggtcagaaaaggagagcactgaaagagactactggaaagggggtacatttcagggtcaggtaaaaaTGTGGCGCAAaagaatctcccaggaatctacagggATGATTctagctaagactcctggcaATAATGGATGCATAGCCTGTGACCAATTGGTGcccaattatcatcagagaggcttca
The Microtus pennsylvanicus isolate mMicPen1 chromosome 2, mMicPen1.hap1, whole genome shotgun sequence DNA segment above includes these coding regions:
- the LOC142844186 gene encoding glycosylation-dependent cell adhesion molecule 1-like — protein: MNFFTILLFASLATTSLAVLPGSEDELHVKTQHTTAGKSLFPVHSSHISKENTSSNDSSKEPSIFREESVSRDNVLIECTKPKSQKAQVRLRSGASQLEETIGPITSTESRIPGCPPADGLRQRPDQVWLSSLRGRDLSSRQRSHDGVKAQDLGRRRPGGAMRNQSAAAQSPGRVGRAEPGAASRA